From the genome of Papaver somniferum cultivar HN1 chromosome 2, ASM357369v1, whole genome shotgun sequence, one region includes:
- the LOC113349474 gene encoding IAA-amino acid hydrolase ILR1-like 4, which yields MGFWRTFTSILILNLFWSKPISSNSLSSAELSEIPTSFLNYAKQPELVNLMIDARRRIHENPELAFEEFETGKLIRDELDKMGIAYKHPIAVTGVVGMIGTGEPPFVAIRADMDALAMQES from the exons atGGGATTTTGGAGAACTTTCACATCAATTTTGATTCTGAACTTATtctggtcaaaacccatatcttCAAATTCATTGAGTTCAGCAGAATTATCAGAAATTCCAACCAGTTTCTTAAACTATGCTAAACAACCAGAGCTTGTGAACTTAATGATTGATGCTAGAAGAAGAATTCATGAAAACCCAGAACTTGCATTTGAAGAATTTGAGACTGGCAAATTGATTAGAGATGAATTAGATAAAATGGGTATTGCTTATAAGCATCCAATTGCTGTTACTGGTGTAGTAGGTATGATTGGTACTGGTGAACCACCATTTGTTGCTATTAGAGCTGATATGGATGCCCTTGCTATGCAG GAGAGTTAG